Proteins from a genomic interval of Geoalkalibacter sp.:
- a CDS encoding thiamine pyrophosphate-dependent enzyme, which yields MSLVETPVFAAPRSLRPVVTHFCPGCQHGTVHRLVAEALDHFGVQERTIGVASVGCSVFLYEYFDIDVVESPHGRAPAVATGVKRALPDRVVFTYQGDGDLAAIGTSEIIHTANRGEALTVIFVNNTTYGMTGGQMAPTTLAGQKTSTSPYGRDPAHDGAPMRMAELLAQLDGTRFSARVAVDSPRHVIEAGRVIRRAFATQIEARGFAFVEVLSTCPTNWGMTPVQANARIADELIPCFPLGIFKQGQEAS from the coding sequence ATGAGCCTCGTTGAAACGCCCGTGTTTGCCGCGCCGCGTTCCCTGAGGCCGGTCGTCACCCATTTCTGCCCCGGCTGCCAGCATGGCACGGTGCATCGCCTGGTCGCCGAGGCCCTGGATCACTTCGGCGTGCAGGAGCGCACCATCGGCGTGGCCTCCGTCGGTTGCAGCGTGTTTCTCTACGAATATTTCGACATCGACGTGGTCGAGTCGCCCCATGGCCGCGCCCCGGCCGTGGCGACCGGGGTGAAGCGTGCCTTGCCCGATCGGGTGGTTTTCACCTATCAGGGCGATGGGGATCTGGCCGCCATCGGCACCAGCGAAATCATTCACACCGCCAATCGCGGCGAGGCCCTGACGGTGATTTTCGTCAACAACACCACCTACGGCATGACCGGTGGGCAGATGGCGCCCACCACCCTTGCGGGGCAGAAAACTTCCACCTCGCCTTATGGGCGCGATCCGGCCCATGACGGCGCGCCCATGCGCATGGCGGAATTGCTGGCTCAGCTCGACGGCACGCGCTTTTCCGCGCGGGTGGCCGTGGACAGCCCGCGCCACGTCATCGAGGCCGGCCGGGTGATCCGCCGGGCCTTCGCCACGCAGATCGAGGCGCGCGGCTTTGCCTTCGTCGAAGTCCTCTCGACCTGCCCGACCAACTGGGGCATGACCCCCGTGCAGGCCAACGCCCGGATTGCGGACGAGTTGATCCCCTGCTTTCCCCTGGGAATCTTCAAACAAGGGCAGGAAGCGTCGTGA
- a CDS encoding 2-oxoacid:acceptor oxidoreductase family protein: MNLDLFIAGFGGQGVLLLGNLLAYAALLEGRNVSYFPAYGVEKRGGAATCTVVISDGEVGSPVVGRPGCVILLNQAAVDQYLARLRPGGWALVNSSLSDAAPPRLAQGEVLALPLTELALDVGDARLVNLVAAGIWARKTGAVSLESMESALRAVLPERNHRFIPLNVEAMRRGAALVARETRIPRDECRDP; the protein is encoded by the coding sequence GTGAATCTCGATCTGTTCATCGCCGGTTTCGGTGGGCAGGGCGTGCTGCTGCTGGGCAATCTGCTCGCCTACGCAGCCCTTCTCGAGGGCCGAAACGTCTCCTATTTCCCCGCCTACGGAGTCGAAAAACGCGGCGGCGCGGCGACCTGCACGGTGGTGATCAGCGACGGCGAGGTGGGTTCGCCGGTGGTGGGGCGCCCCGGTTGCGTCATTTTGCTCAACCAGGCTGCGGTCGATCAGTATCTGGCGCGTCTGCGTCCCGGCGGCTGGGCGCTGGTGAACAGCTCCCTGAGCGATGCCGCGCCGCCGCGCCTTGCTCAGGGCGAAGTGCTGGCCCTGCCTCTGACGGAACTGGCCCTCGACGTCGGCGACGCGCGGCTGGTCAATCTGGTCGCGGCGGGCATCTGGGCGCGAAAAACCGGGGCGGTCTCCCTCGAAAGCATGGAAAGCGCCCTGCGCGCGGTGCTGCCCGAGCGCAATCATCGCTTCATTCCGCTCAATGTCGAGGCCATGCGGCGCGGCGCCGCGCTCGTCGCGCGTGAAACCCGGATCCCGAGGGATGAATGCCGCGACCCCTGA
- a CDS encoding DNA polymerase III subunit chi, producing the protein MPRPLIEFIKLKKPEKARYLCELAEEFFQQGKRVLITVNDDNQGVTLDLFLWTWHKGSFLPHCFDNGAVDCLDEPVVITTAERNGNGARVLIQGKPCSLEFVRGFDQVIDFAESYDEMLLQQSRRRFVLYREAGFAPRMR; encoded by the coding sequence ATGCCGCGACCCCTGATCGAATTCATCAAGCTGAAGAAGCCGGAAAAGGCACGCTACCTCTGTGAACTGGCCGAAGAGTTCTTTCAGCAGGGCAAGCGGGTGCTGATCACCGTCAACGACGACAATCAGGGCGTGACCCTGGATCTTTTCCTGTGGACCTGGCACAAGGGTTCATTTTTGCCTCACTGTTTCGACAACGGGGCGGTGGACTGCCTCGACGAACCGGTGGTCATCACCACCGCCGAGCGCAACGGCAACGGCGCGCGCGTCCTGATTCAGGGCAAGCCCTGTTCCCTGGAGTTTGTGCGAGGGTTCGACCAGGTCATCGATTTCGCCGAAAGTTACGATGAGATGCTGCTCCAGCAATCCCGGCGGCGCTTTGTTCTGTACCGTGAGGCCGGCTTTGCTCCCCGCATGCGTTAA